In Blautia sp. SC05B48, a single genomic region encodes these proteins:
- a CDS encoding GntR family transcriptional regulator encodes MVIEIDFNSDEAIYMQITNQIIMGIATSRLHEGDTLPSVRQLASIAGINMHTVNKAYALLRQEGFVTIDRRKGAVISIDADKVRALEEMKQNLTVAMAWGCCKNVTREEVHQLVDEIFDEYDTDR; translated from the coding sequence ATGGTGATAGAAATCGATTTTAACAGTGATGAGGCAATCTATATGCAGATCACCAATCAGATCATAATGGGGATCGCTACATCAAGGCTTCATGAAGGGGATACTCTGCCTTCTGTACGGCAGCTTGCAAGCATTGCAGGAATCAATATGCATACTGTGAATAAGGCATATGCGCTGCTTCGTCAGGAAGGCTTTGTGACTATTGACAGGCGAAAGGGAGCGGTGATCTCCATAGATGCAGATAAGGTCAGAGCACTGGAAGAAATGAAACAGAATCTGACAGTAGCAATGGCATGGGGATGCTGTAAAAATGTAACAAGAGAAGAAGTTCATCAACTGGTGGACGAGATTTTTGACGAGTATGACACAGACAGATAG